A region from the Thiothrix unzii genome encodes:
- a CDS encoding NYN domain-containing protein — MKTTLYIDGFNLYYGVLKGSPYKWLDVVKLFTHICQEQNPDAEIVAVKFFTAPVKGKIATRGEQAVMSQNAYHKALRTLYPDLFQVIEGYFILEAGGMPRYQNPLVKTDRVNVWRLEEKKTDVNIALHLYRDAYKGMGQLVLVSNDSDIVPALEAIQEDFPQSITATIMPRLKPAGGEARPPNAELSNLSHWTRHYILEEELKACQLPNMIPTKKRAVYKPDYW; from the coding sequence ATGAAAACAACACTCTACATTGACGGCTTCAACCTCTACTACGGGGTACTGAAAGGCAGCCCCTACAAATGGCTCGACGTGGTGAAGCTATTCACCCATATTTGCCAAGAACAAAACCCCGATGCTGAAATTGTCGCTGTGAAGTTTTTTACTGCCCCAGTGAAAGGCAAAATTGCCACCCGTGGTGAACAGGCGGTGATGTCACAGAATGCTTACCACAAGGCTTTGCGGACGCTGTACCCGGACTTGTTCCAAGTCATTGAAGGCTATTTCATCCTTGAAGCAGGGGGAATGCCGCGCTACCAGAACCCGCTGGTGAAAACTGACCGGGTGAACGTCTGGCGATTGGAAGAGAAGAAAACTGACGTAAACATTGCCCTGCATCTGTACCGTGACGCTTACAAGGGCATGGGACAATTGGTGTTGGTTTCCAACGATTCGGATATTGTCCCGGCACTGGAGGCAATACAGGAAGATTTCCCGCAATCCATAACCGCTACGATCATGCCGCGCCTCAAGCCAGCGGGTGGTGAAGCTCGACCGCCTAACGCGGAACTGTCAAACCTTTCACACTGGACACGGCATTACATCCTTGAAGAAGAGTTAAAAGCCTGCCAGCTCCCCAATATGATCCCGACCAAAAAGCGGGCTGTTTACAAGCCTGATTACTGGTGA